The DNA region CGGCTCGGGAATCGGCGTCCTCCACGCGGAGGACGACGGTCGCCCGAAGGAGCGGCTGGTCGGCTCGTGGATGCACGGGATGCTCCAGGAGCTCGACTCCCGCGGCCGGAAGAACCCGCAGGCGTTCAGCTACGACGGCGTCCTCTCGCAGGGCAACGGCGTACTGACGGTGGTCGAGGACGCCGCCCAGCACGCCGACTTACTCCAGAAGCTGCTCAACGTGCCCGACGAGCGATCGGTGAAACTCGACAAGGGCATCGCGATGGACGTCGACACCCAGATGCTCATCATCTCGAACCCCGACCTGGAGGCCCAGCTCAACCAGCACGCCGACCGAAACGGGATGGACCCGCTGAAGGCACTCAAGCGCCGTCTCGACAAGCACCAGTTCGGCTACCTGACGAACCTGAGCCTCGAGACCGAGTTGATCCGCCGGGAACTCACCGGCGAGACGACCATCTGGGAGGCCGAGGACTACGACGACGTAGCCGAGAAGATCAGGGCACCGATCACCATTACAGTCAAGGAGAGCGACGGCGAGTTCCGGGAACGCGAGTTCGCTCCGCACGCGCTCGAGGCGGCAGCCCTCTACGCAGTCGTTACGCGCCTCGACGAGGACGGAACGCCCGCCGGACTCGACCTGATCGACAAGGCGCTGCTCTACGACCGAGGATACCTCCAGGAGGGTGACACCCGGCGGGACAAGGACGAGTTCGAGTTCGACGAGCACAGCCACGACGGGGAGCACGGCATTCCGGTGACGTACACCCGCGATACGCTGGCCGAACTCATCCAGCACGAGGCGGACCGCCACCACCCCGACCTCCCGGTCGCCGACGTGGTCATGCCGCGCGACGTGCTGAACGCGATGGCCGAGGGACTGGCCGACGCCCCGGTGTTCTCGACGGGCGAGCGCTCGGAGTTCGAGAACCGGGTCGTCCCCGTGAAGAACTACGTCTACGACCAGCAGGAGTCGGACGTCATCGAGGCCATCATGCACGAACAACGCGTCGACGAGGCGACCGTCGCCGAGTACGTCGAGCACGTCTACGCCTGGGAGACCGACGAGGCGCTGTACAACGACCGCGGGGAAGAGATCGATCCCGACCCGCTGAAGATGAAGCTCTTCGAGGTCGAACACCTCGGTCGGTTCTCCGAGGAGGCCTACGAGTCGAACCTGCCGCGGGAGATCGTCAGGGAGTTTCGCCGCGAGAAGGTCATCACGGCGCTCAACCGCCACGCCTGGGAGCACCGCGACGAGGACTTCTCCATGTCGGACGTCGACCTCGCGTCGATTCCCGTCATCAGGTCCGTCCTCGAGAGCCACGACTGGGACGACGTCAGGCGGACCTTCGAGGACCTCGACCCCCACCAGTGGGACGACCCGCCGAGCGGTACCGAGACCGAGGCCGTCAAGGAGGCGACGCTCGAGCGCCTGGTCGCGGACTTCGATTACTCCCCGGCGTCGGCCGAGTTAACCAGCAGACACGTCATGGGGCAGGTGAGTTACCGATGGGACTGAGAGACGACCTCGATCGATTCCGCGAAGTCGGCGAAGAGCGCCGCGAAGACCTCTCGGAGTTTATCCAGTACGGCGACCTGAGCGGTGGCAATCGAAACGACATCCAGATCCCGATCAAGATCGTCTCCCTGCCGGGATTCGAGTACGATCAGCGCGACCAGGGTGGCGTCGGGCAGGGCGACGGCGGCACCCCGGACGTGGGTCAGCCGGTCGGTCAGCCACAGCCCCAGCCTGGCGACGGCGACGATGGCGAGGAGGGCGAACCCGGCGAGGAGGGCGGCGAGCACGAGTACTACGAGATGGACCCCGAGGAGTTCGCCCAGGAACTCGACGAGGAACTCGGCCTGGACCTCGAGCCGAAGGGCAAGCGCGTCATCGAGGAGAAGGAGGGGCCGTACACGGACCTCACGCGCTCGGGCCCGGACAGCACCCTCGACTTCGAGCGTATGTTCAAGGAGGGACTCAAGCGGAAGCTGACGATGGACTTCGACGAGGAGTTCGTCCGTGAAGTCTGCAAGGTCGAGGGGATCACTCCGCGAGAGGTCTTCGAGTGGGCCCGCAGCGAGAACCTCCCCGTGTCGATGGCCTGGATCGAGGACGCCCACGCCGAGGCGGCCGACGACCGCGGGACGTGGGCGTCCATCGAGGACGTCGAGGAAAACGTCGAGCGCGAGACGGTCCACGAGCAAATTCGACGCGACGGCATCAAGCACGTTCCCTTCCGGCGCGAGGACGAACGCTACCGCTACCCCGAGATCATCGAGGAGAAAGAGAAGAACGTCGTCGTCGTCAACATCCGGGACGTCTCGGGGTCGATGCGCGAGAAGAAGCGAGAACTCGTCGAGCGGACGTTCACCCCGCTGGACTGGTACCTCACCGGGAAGTACGACAACGCCGAGTTCGTCTACATTGCCCACGACGCCGACGCCTGGGAGGTCGAACGCGAGGAGTTCTTTGGCATCCGCTCCGGTGGAGGAACCCGCATCTCGAGTGCGTACGAACTCGCCCGGGAACTCCTCGAGGAGTACCCCTGGAACGACTGGAACCGCTACGTCTTCGCCGCCGGCGACTCCGAGAACTCGAGCAACGACACCGAGGAGGGCGTCATCCCGCTGATGGAGTCGATTCCGGCGAACCTCCACGCCTACGTGGAGACCCAGCCCAGCGGGAACGCCATCAACGCGACCCACGCCGAAGAACTCGAGCGCCACTTCGGCGACGGAGACGACGTCGCGGTGGCGTACGTCAACAGCGAGGAGGACGTCACCGACGCGATCTACCGCATCCTCAGCACCGAAGCGGGTGATTCAGATGAGTAACTCCGACCGATTCCACAAACAGGCGATCGCCTCCGACCTCGAGGAACCCGTCCGCGAGGCGCGCAACCTCGCGCAAAGACTCGGCCTCGAGCCCTATCCGGTGAAGTACTGGATCGTCGACTACGACGAGATGAACGAACTCATCGCCTACGGGGGCTTCCAGTCGCGCTATCCTCACTGGCGCTGGGGCATGCAGTACGACCGCCAGCAGAAACAGGGTCAGTACGGCGGCGGCAAGGCCTTCGAAATCGTCAATAACGACAACCCGGCCCACGCCTTCCTCCAGGAGTCGAACACGACGGCCGACCAGAAGGCCGTCATCACCCACGTCGAGGCCCACTCGGACTTCTTCGCGAACAACGAGTGGTTCGGCCTCTTCACGGGAGAGGCGGGCGACGGCGACGTCAACGCCGCCGCCACGCTCGAGCGCCACGCCCGGGCCATCGCCGACTACATGGCCGACCCCGAGATCGATCGCGCTAAGGTCGAAAAGTGGATCGACAACGCGCTCGTCCTGGAGGACACGATCGACCAGCATGCCGTCTTCGAGCGTCGCCTCGAGATGGACGGCCCCAAGGAGGGCCTCGACGACGACCTCGCCGAAAAGCTCGACCAGCTGGGGCTCTCCGACGAGGTGAGAGGCGAGGTCTTCGACGACGAGTGGCTGGCGGGACTCGAAAATTCGGATGCGGGCGCCGAATTTCCGAGCGAACCGCAGTCCGACGTGCTCGCGTTCGTCCGCGAGTACGGCAAGCAGTACGACGAGGAATCGGGGAAGGCCCGCGAGATGGAACCCTGGCAGCGCGACGTCCTCGACATGATGCGCACCGAGGCGTACTACTTCGCCGCCCAGAAGATGACGAAGATCATGAACGAGGGCTGGGCAGCCTACTGGGAGTCGACGATGATGACCGACGAGGGCTTCGCCGGCGACGACGAGTTTCTCAACTACGCCGACCACATGGCGAAGGTGCTCGCCTCGCCGGGGCTCAATCCCTACAGCCTTGGCATGGCCCTGTGGGAGTACGTCGAGAACACCACCAATCGTCGAGAGGTACTCGAGCGCCTGCTCCGCGTGGAGGGCATCTCCTGGCGCAACCTCAGCGACGTCGTCGACTTCGAGGACGTGCTCGAGGTACTCGAACCGCCATCCGCCATCGCCTCGATCACCGGCGACTCACTCGACGCCCTCCAGGACGTGCCCGAATCCTGGATCGACCAGGAAGCCCTCGAGGCTGCTCGCGACGGCGAGATCAACGTCGGTCGCTACCCGTGGAAGGTACTGACCCACGAGGGACTCGCCCGGCGCCACTACTCGCTCGTGAAACCCCAGAACCGCGGGTTCCTGGCTCGCGTCAGCCAGAACGACCTCGAGTCGATCGGGCGCTACCTGTTCGACGACGCCCGCTACGGGTCGGTCGAGGAGGCGCTCGCGGACGTCGACTTCAGCGCCGGCTGGGACCGAATGCTGGACGTCCGAGAGAGCCACAACGACGTCACCTTCCTCGACGCCTTCCTGACCCAGGAGTTCATCACCGCGAACGACTACTTCACCTACGAGCACTCGCGGGCGACCGGTCAGTTCCACGTCTCGAGCGTCAACGCGGAGGACGTCAAGAAGAAGCTCCTCTTGCAGTTCACCAACTTCGGCAAACCCAGTATCGCCGTCTACGACGGCAACTACGACAACGCGAACGAACTCCTGCTGGGCCATCGGTACAACGGCGTGATGCTCGACATTCCGCAGGCGACAGCCACGCTCGAGCGCGTTTTCGAGCTGTGGGGTCGGCCCGTCAACCTGCTGACCATCGTCAAGGAGGTCGACGACCACGACGTTGAGGTGGCCAGGCGACGAAATCGCGAGCCCGAAGCCAAAGAGGTGGGCAAGCGCATTCGGTACGACGGCGAGGAGGTGACGGTGGAGGACGTGCCCTGGGAGGCCGTCGAGCACCTCACCGCCGACGACGTCGATTACGACACGAAGCCCGAGGAGTGGCTGGCCTGAGCGAGGACGAGGCTGGGACCGAAAACCGTCACGAACGGCGACTCCAGTCAGAGAATCAACATCCGCAGCGGTGCCAATCTCGGTCAACTGTCTCAGAGTTCGACACCACCTACAACGAATCTCCGTAGTACCGCTCACACAGTCTGAGGAACTCCTGCGACCGGTCGCGTTCGCTCCGTAGCGTTCGTGTCACCACTCTCGCGTACTCCGTGATGTGGCTATCACCCGGTTCCGGGATGCGATTCTGGACCGCATCGTTCAACTCACGA from Natronosalvus rutilus includes:
- a CDS encoding PrkA family serine protein kinase encodes the protein MRGTDYVDAADRTLEETYEEPMSLAAYVDRIFETPSTASHASKYLLEAIEASGTREVIEEGEEKRRYRFFDDPGNDGEHAILGNTEVLNEFVDDLQSIAAGRAKDEKIIWFEGPTATGKSELKRCLVNGLREYSKTPAGRRYTLEWNVDATDPDERGLSYGGNPAPSDDDHWYESPVQVHPLAVFPTPVREELLTTLNDRLDDHVPISVDTRLDPFSREAYGYLEEQYRRRGTEGLFSAITDESHLRVKNYVVDVGSGIGVLHAEDDGRPKERLVGSWMHGMLQELDSRGRKNPQAFSYDGVLSQGNGVLTVVEDAAQHADLLQKLLNVPDERSVKLDKGIAMDVDTQMLIISNPDLEAQLNQHADRNGMDPLKALKRRLDKHQFGYLTNLSLETELIRRELTGETTIWEAEDYDDVAEKIRAPITITVKESDGEFREREFAPHALEAAALYAVVTRLDEDGTPAGLDLIDKALLYDRGYLQEGDTRRDKDEFEFDEHSHDGEHGIPVTYTRDTLAELIQHEADRHHPDLPVADVVMPRDVLNAMAEGLADAPVFSTGERSEFENRVVPVKNYVYDQQESDVIEAIMHEQRVDEATVAEYVEHVYAWETDEALYNDRGEEIDPDPLKMKLFEVEHLGRFSEEAYESNLPREIVREFRREKVITALNRHAWEHRDEDFSMSDVDLASIPVIRSVLESHDWDDVRRTFEDLDPHQWDDPPSGTETEAVKEATLERLVADFDYSPASAELTSRHVMGQVSYRWD
- a CDS encoding YeaH/YhbH family protein, with protein sequence MGLRDDLDRFREVGEERREDLSEFIQYGDLSGGNRNDIQIPIKIVSLPGFEYDQRDQGGVGQGDGGTPDVGQPVGQPQPQPGDGDDGEEGEPGEEGGEHEYYEMDPEEFAQELDEELGLDLEPKGKRVIEEKEGPYTDLTRSGPDSTLDFERMFKEGLKRKLTMDFDEEFVREVCKVEGITPREVFEWARSENLPVSMAWIEDAHAEAADDRGTWASIEDVEENVERETVHEQIRRDGIKHVPFRREDERYRYPEIIEEKEKNVVVVNIRDVSGSMREKKRELVERTFTPLDWYLTGKYDNAEFVYIAHDADAWEVEREEFFGIRSGGGTRISSAYELARELLEEYPWNDWNRYVFAAGDSENSSNDTEEGVIPLMESIPANLHAYVETQPSGNAINATHAEELERHFGDGDDVAVAYVNSEEDVTDAIYRILSTEAGDSDE
- a CDS encoding SpoVR family protein — translated: MSNSDRFHKQAIASDLEEPVREARNLAQRLGLEPYPVKYWIVDYDEMNELIAYGGFQSRYPHWRWGMQYDRQQKQGQYGGGKAFEIVNNDNPAHAFLQESNTTADQKAVITHVEAHSDFFANNEWFGLFTGEAGDGDVNAAATLERHARAIADYMADPEIDRAKVEKWIDNALVLEDTIDQHAVFERRLEMDGPKEGLDDDLAEKLDQLGLSDEVRGEVFDDEWLAGLENSDAGAEFPSEPQSDVLAFVREYGKQYDEESGKAREMEPWQRDVLDMMRTEAYYFAAQKMTKIMNEGWAAYWESTMMTDEGFAGDDEFLNYADHMAKVLASPGLNPYSLGMALWEYVENTTNRREVLERLLRVEGISWRNLSDVVDFEDVLEVLEPPSAIASITGDSLDALQDVPESWIDQEALEAARDGEINVGRYPWKVLTHEGLARRHYSLVKPQNRGFLARVSQNDLESIGRYLFDDARYGSVEEALADVDFSAGWDRMLDVRESHNDVTFLDAFLTQEFITANDYFTYEHSRATGQFHVSSVNAEDVKKKLLLQFTNFGKPSIAVYDGNYDNANELLLGHRYNGVMLDIPQATATLERVFELWGRPVNLLTIVKEVDDHDVEVARRRNREPEAKEVGKRIRYDGEEVTVEDVPWEAVEHLTADDVDYDTKPEEWLA